Below is a window of Pelobates fuscus isolate aPelFus1 chromosome 13, aPelFus1.pri, whole genome shotgun sequence DNA.
tctgtcatttaggaaaaataaaaaactgccttTAAAGACAGAGAGTGGAGTTAAATCACAGGAAGGAGTTTAGTCTCCCGCCACCTTACAATGTGGCATTCCGAGTGAAGAGGAATTTGGAAACAAAGTGTCCCTGTGGCTTCTAAAGACAGGCATTTGGGAGCCGTGACCAGATGGCAAAGCTGAGGAAGGTCCAATACTGCTTGGGTTGGTTCTGCAGCCTTTGGATCAAAACAAAGAGCATATTTCTCCTAGTTCCCTTGTTTTAAGCAACAATTGCAAactacacactcagacacatcaataTCAAGGAGAGCCCAATCACACAGACCAAGTTATAACAGAACATTCTGCGGATTCAATCCAAGTAACTCAACGCTGCCCCAGCATCAGGCTGTGTTTGTGCTGATTTACCGGCCCCAGCATCAGGCTGTGTTTGTGCTGATTTACTGGCCCCAGCATCAGGCTGTGTTTGTGCTGATTTACCGGCCCCAGCATCAGGCTGTTTGTGCTGATTTATCGGCCCCAGCATCAGGCTGTGTTTGTGCTGATTTACCGGCCCCAGCATCAGGCTGTGTTTGTGCTGATTTACCGGCCCCAGCATCAGGCTGTGTTTGTGCTGATTTACCGGCCCCAGCATCAGGCTGTGTTTGTGCTGATTTACCGGCCCCAGCATCAGGCTGTGTTTGTGCTGATTTACCGGCCCCAGCATCAGGCTGTGTTTGTGCCGATTTACCGGCCCCAGCATCAGGCTGTGTTTGTGCCGATTTACCGGCCCCAGCATCAGGCTGTGTTTGTGCCGATTTACCGGCCCCAGCATCAGGCTATGTTTGTGCCGATTTACCGGCCCCAGCATCAGGCTGTGTTTGTGCCGATTTACCGGCCCCAGCATCAGGCTGTGTTTGTGCCGATTTAACGGCCCCAGCATCAGGCTGTGTTTGTGCCGATTTACCGGCCCCAGCATCAGGCTGTGTTTGTGCCGATTTACCGGGCCCAGCATCAGGCTGTGTTTGTGCCGATTTACCGGGCCCAGCATCAGGCTGTGTTTGTGCTGATTTACCGGCCCCAGCATCAGGCTGTGTTTGTGCTGATTTACCGGCCCCAGCATCAGGCTGTGTTTGTGCTGATTTACCGGCCCCAGCATCAGGCTGTGTTTGTGCTGATTTACCGGCCCCAGCATCAGGCTGTGTTTGTGCTGATTTACCGGCCCCAGCATCAGGCTGTGTTTGTGCTGATTTACCGGCCCCAGCATCAGGCTGTGTTTGTGCTGATTTACCGGCCCCAGCATCAGGCTGTTTGTGCCGATTTACCGGCCCCAGCATCAGGCTGTGTTTGTGCCGATTTACCGGCCCCAGCATCAGGCTGTGTTTGTGCCGATTTACCGGCCCCAGCATCAGGCTGTGTTTGTGCCGATTTAACGGCCCCAGCATCAGGCTGTGTTTGTGCCGATTTAACGGCCCCAGCATCAGGCTGTGTTTGTGCCGATTTAACGGCCCCAGCATCAGGCTGTGTTTGTGCCGATTTACCGGGCCCAGCATCAGGCTGTGTTTGTGCCGATTTACCGGGCCCAGCATCAGGCTGTGTTTGTGCCGATTTACCGGCCCCAGCATCAGGCTGTGTTTGTGCCGATTTACCGGCCCCAGCATCAGGCTGTGTTTGTGCCGATTTACCGGCCCCAGCATCAGGCTGTGTTTGTGCCGATTTACCGGCCCCAGCATCAGGCTGTGTTTGTGCCGATTTACCGGCCCCAGCATCAGGCTGTGTTTGTGCTGATTTACCGGCCCCAGCATCAGGCTGTGTTTGTGCTGATTTACCGGCCCCAGCATCAGGCTGTGTTTGTGCTGATTTACCGGCCCCAGCATCAGGCTGTGTTTGTGCTGATTTACCGGCCCCAGCATCAGGCTGTGTTTGTGCTGATTTACCGGCCCCAGCATCAGGCTGTGTTTGTGCTGATTTACCGGCCCCAGCATCAGGCTGTGTTTGTGCTGATTTACCGGCCCCAGCATCAGGCTGTGTTTGTGCTGATTTACCGGCCCCAGCATCAGGCTGTGTTTGTGCTGATTTACCGGCTTTTCCCACATTAAAATGTAAAAGCTAAAGCACAACCCCAGAATTTTTAGGTAGAATAGTGTGATTACATTCTGAAGGGGTAAAGGCTCATTTTGAAGaagaataaaaatcagttgaaGTTGAATAGTTTTATTAACTTAAAACAATAGCTTGTTCTGAAAATAGACTTTACGTAATACAGATCATCCAAAATACATCATTTCAGGTAGAAGGCTGGGTTGCTATTTGCTGGCAAACGCAATGATTTGTTCCTAGAAATTGTAGAAATAAGAGGTATTAGTAAAGACAATGTTGCTAGTGATGGAATAGAAAtactaaatgtaataaaaagtaCCTTCATGGGAGGAAAAGCATTGGTAGCCTGTAAACCAAGAGTCCTGAGCAGAACGATAGGAGGTTGCTTTGTGTTATACAATCTCTTTAGCAGGTCAATAGCTGCCATTAAGGGTAAGTTGTGTCTCTGTCGCTCAGTCTCGTACTGAAGAAGATGCTTTGTTGACCCTATAACACAGAGATTGTTCAAATGTGAATCGATCCAAGTAGACGCTACCACACCTTATTGTCTTCATTATCTTCAGCATATTTACCCAGGTCTTGCCCAATAAAAGCCGCCTTGCTCAGGTGTTGAGCCAAACACGCAGCATCCCCTAAACCCATATTAACGCCCTGTCCAGCTAGTGGGTGCACTCTGTGTGCTGCATCTCTGCAGATAGAAAAACCACATGTAATAGTCCAAAGGCTGGTAAAACCTACATAAAAGGTGGCACAAAAGCCTTACCCAATAAGTGCTACACGGTGACGGATATATTCTGTGGCATGAGCCATGCCAAGTGGGAACGCAGCTCTGCTACTGCCTTCAACCTTTGAGACGCTAGGAGGCAGCTGTCGGGTAGATGTTCCTGTTGGCATCAGGTAGGAAACTGCACTGCGTAAGATGGATTCAGCTGAAGATATTAGATCGGAGTAACCCTCATTGCTCCACTGTGAGAGACGGGGAAACAAACGGAACTGAAAGATGGAATCACCACTCTTCACTACGAACTTGGTGTGTTAAGGCAGACAGGGAGCTCTCAGGTTCTAATAACAGGACTATCCCAAATGGCGAATCACTGGCACTAATGGGTTAATTCCAACCAAAACACTGTAACCCCATCCTCACCTATAAAGAATTAGAAGTAACTCACAAAAGCAGAATTGACAGCGTCCACAAAACTCTCTTCGTCCATGTTTAGCAGGTGCGATGCATTTTCGGGTGACGTGGACCAAACCAAAGAGCTACATGTATCGGAGAGCTGTCCAAGGGAAGGAAACATCATATCGGCCACACAGAAAGAGAAATAATCAATATAAGTGTACAATGGATTTGTGAATAGAATAAATTAACTGATATGTAATGCAGTGAGATAACTGCTTTCAATTACTTTCTAAGTCAGTAAAGGTGACCTTGAAAAGGTTTCAATgtcgatataaaaatatattcggcTATTATAgccgaaagaataaaaaaaaattatagcaaaTATAGTTCACTCTGACCAAATTGGCTTTATTCCAGGAAGGATGGCATCCAATAATGTAAGAAGACTTTTGGATATCTTGGACAGGGCTCAAAGATTAGgttttcccctcctgaccctgtcattggatgctgagaaagctttcgacagggtcgggtggggatacctCGCAGAACTGTTGTCAGCATTTGGTTTTAGGGGTTGGATTTTAAACGCAATTATGATTTTGTATTCTACTCCCTCGGCCCGAACAGTAGGACCTAATATAAATGCTGGATGGTTCGACCTTCATAATGGTACTAGGCAGGGGTGTCCCTTATCCCCTTTACTGTATATCCTGTCCCTAGAACCCCTTGCCATTTACATTAGAAATAATTCTATGATCAAAGGAGTCTTAataaaagataaagaattaaaaacttcTTTATATGCGGATGATGCGCTAATCACTCTTACCTCCCCAGAAATCTCAATACACCACTTAATGCAGGAAATAGATAAATACTCAGAGATATCAAATTTTAAGTTAAATATATCTAAATCGACTGTGTTGTATATGAATATGGACAAGTACATTATAGAAACCTTATCACAGAAGTTTAACTTTATCTGGACTGATAAAGAATTGAATTATTTAGGTCTAATAATCCCCTCTGATATAAACTCCACTACGGAGAAGAACTTTTTATACCTAATGAAACATACAAATTCTAAATTAAGACAATGGAAAACCTTGGAAATTTCATGGTTAGGTcgcatcaatattattaatgcaTATATTCTATCAAAGTGGTCGTATTTCTTTTCTATGATCCCGCTTAAAATTTCAAACTTTTGGCTTACTATAATTCAAGTCTGTTTTACCAAATTTATCTGGAAGAATAAAACCCCTAGGATTTCTAGAAAAATCTTGTCAAAAAAACTTTCCAAAGGCGGTCTAAATTttccaaatattacatacaattaCTATGCCAACATGATTAGACACATATATTTACTACAGGATCCTTTGATGACCAAAGAACCCTGGTTTATGATAGAATCTGCGGCCACCCCTACCCTGAATCTGCAACACATTATGTGGATGGATTATAATAAAAAATCTATCAGCCCTCAAACTAATTCTACTATTTTGATACAATCTATAGAGGTAtgggaagaaattaaaaaaattctgggTTTAACTCAGCTGATCCCTAAATCGGCCAGACTTAGCCTATTGGAACTAAATATTCAAGACCTTTCATTAACTCACTGGGCAGAAACGGATAAGATAAGAATAAATGATCTTATGACAGCCGATAATATATTACCATTCCAGCAGATAGTGGATAATTTACATATTTCGGGTAGGGAAATTTTCACTTATCTCCGAATCAAAaattacatagacaaaaatattataaaaagttcCTCCCCATTATCAATTCAAATGGAATATATTTTTGATTATAAATCCTTAAAAAAGGTTACTTCATTTTCTAACCAAGTACTGGACTCTTTGAATGTTACCCCTGTTAAAACTATTAGAATATGGGAACAGGAGTTACAAATGGTTCTCTCTGAAACGGACTGGTGTATTTCTTTGACTCATGTTGCGAAATATGTCCATTGTCTGAATCTGGTGGAATGTCACTTCAAAATTCTTTTTAGGTGGTATTTTACCCCAGCAAGAATTGCTAAGATGTACGACAATTACGAccccacctgctggagatgcggaaccCATATAGGGTCctatatacatatgtggtggtcaTGCCCCATGGTGCGTCCGCTATGGACCTGGGCATTCTCCACTtttactactttgtcttatacatCCATTCATCAAAATCCGGCAGCGGCCCTTTTGCATTTGAATTGGAACCTCAATTCTAAACAAGTTCCAATTGCTACTCATTGCTTTATAGCCGTAAAAATATTAATTGCCAGGAATTGGAGATCATCTATCCCATTCCAAAAAACTCTTTTAATTAAACAAATTAGGTTTCAGCTATTGATGGAAAAGGGGCTAATAAACAACACAAGTCAATCTACTAGAAATAATGAACAACTGCTTTCTGAATGGTTGGTTAAGCTTTCTTAGACTCAGGTTAATCTTTATGCACGAATTTGTTTTTCCTCTCTGAGATAACTGAAGATCTTTAAATATAATTACACTatcttattaatatatatagttaaactTAAATGGCTTATATATACTAAGAAGGGGAATTTATATGATCTCCATATTTAAAAATCAAGCTTATCTCTGGACGAcagtctttatttatatttttggacAATACTTTGTCATGATTTCAGCTATTCTGTCTCTCCTGCTCTGATGGGAAGTGGGGTGTATCTTGTATGTCTATTCGTACACGATAAATAATATATCTTTATATGAGTAATTATACTAACAAATGTTTTGACAGCGCAAGCTGTAAGAAATTCTGATACACTCATGATGAATTTTTTCCCCTGTGTGGTTTTTGTTGTGTATTTATTCTGTCTGTATTTGTTATAtgtaaaccaaatagaacaaaattcttaataaatatatattaaaaaaaaaaaaaaaggaaaaggtttCAATACAGTACCAGCTTTATTTTTGAATAGAATAAATCTGATTTGATAATGCTATTTAGAAAGTGAAACTTGAAGGCCACAGATTGAGTCCCCTAAATCCCAGTTATTCCAACACTTTCTATtctgtgtttcttttgttttctttctatAGTTCGCTGTAGACTATAAGCTTGTGTCCACAATTCTTTCACCAATACCCTTGTTTCACTGGATTTTTTGCTTCTGTGTTGAGCTCTGTACAAACCCTATATATCAGGGGATGGGTCCAGAGCCCAGACTGCTCCATGCCTGGCAGCATTTTACACACAGAAAGCACAGCTCTACCTGAATAAGTCCCATGTCAGCTGCCCTGCTGTGCCTGATTTGATAGCTTTcattgttaatgtgtgtgtaatgGCTGTTACATGGAGAGCAGGAACAACAGCTTAGCCACTTCCACCCTCCTAACATTGATTGGCCCAGGCTGCAGCACTTGCTACCAGGATGTCACTGGGAGGAGGGTAATACCTGTGTCACATTTTGGGAGGCACTTGTCCTGGTGCTTCCCCCCTTCCCGGTTCTGCGTTTGATTCAGAGGCCTTATGTCTCTCTGCTCCTATTCCCATTCTGGGATTGGGTCCACTCAATGATTCTCTGCAGGTGTACCGCCTTACTGTAGTTGAGTAAGTCCGGTAGGCCCAATCCTCGCCTGTCTGCCCTTCCAGACATATTGGGTGAAAATTTTACGGATAAGAACCCCCTAAGCATGTCGATGGGTATAGTCTGAAGGAGGTACAGGAATctgggtaggatgttcattttgagGACACTTGTCCGTCCCAGCCACGTGATATCAGGTAGCGTCCACTTTTGTAAGTCGCTTCGTACTCGCTCCAGAAGGGGTGTGAAGTTGAGGTGGAATAGCTCTGAGAGTTTCGCTGGTACCCATATTTTAGGGCCTCCACGCACCATCGGAATGGGAATTCGGTGCGCATCGCTCTCATTGGGGCTTGATTGCACCCTATGTTGAGGATTTCGGATTTGAGGATAACCCCTGGCGTtacatttatgtgcttcccagacCAAAGCCGGGTTAGCTTCTGGCGTAGCGTTGGTTAGGAAGAACTGATCTAGGTCTGCCTGGACATCTGCTCTGATAGTGGGACTTTCCAGCAGGGCCTCGTTTAGAAATAATTTAGGCGAGAGTAGGATTTGTGCGCAGTCAAATAGGTGTAATCTTTGTCTGCGAAATGCAGCGTGCGCCAGCAGTCCGACAGCTGTTTGTGTAAGACGGTCCTAATGCCTCTTAGGATGTGATCCGGCAGCGTTGTCTTTCCAGATGACGTGTCCAGTCTCGGGTCCATGGGGGCATTAAAGTCCCTCCCACCACCAGTGTGCCCTCGCTAAAGGAGTCTAGTGCGTTAAGCATGTTTCTTAAAAATAGTTTCTGTCCCTTGTTATGGAGATACACGTCTGCGAAGGTATATTGTGTGTCGTGAATACTCCCCTTAATGAAGAGATATCTGCCCTGTGAGTCTGCCAATCTGCCTTTTTTGGAAGGGGGTGTCTACTGAGAAAAGGATCACTACTCCCTTGGCTTTTGAGGTTCGGTTGTTGGCGAAGAAGCTCATCTCGTAGTATTTGTTAGAGAATGTTGGTGCTTGAGTTGAGAAGAAATGGGTTTCCTGGAAAAATTCAACAGATACTCGCAGTGCTTGTAGTTCTCAAAGTGCTCTTGCGCATTTTTGTGGGGAGTTGAATCCCTGAGCGTTTATTGTGTATACCAACATCTCTTCCTGGGTCTTTCCTCCTCCGGGAGAGTGGGGGTCGCGAGGCAGCGACATCGGGCAGCCGATGCCAGAGAGGGGTGGGGGAAAGGGGCGGCCAGCGAGATAGGGAAGGGACCAGATGAAAAGGAGCGAAGGGGGAGTGGAGGGAGGAGTCGAGTGAGACTGaagaaaggggggaagaagagaagaaggggggggaggagagagagagagagagagagagagagagagagagagaaagaaagaagaaaaaaaaaaaaggtgggggaagagaaaaaaaaaaagggggtctgGAAAGTCAGGGGCGGGGGGCGGAAGAGTCAGGGGCGGGATGTGGGCCGAGGAGCCCTGTCATTCtgaactaccctttgtggtatctccagCCCATATTGTGTGCAGTTGTTTCAGTCTCAACTTGGTTGTTCCTCTCAGTGTATGTTGTCCCTAATATCATGCACCTggctactatgtgctggattgtcttgGCGGTGgtatcttttcttttttcctcACAGAaagataaaacacaaaaacaaataaaggatAAAAGCCACTCACCGGCAACAGTGCGATAGGCCCTGAAGGAAGGAACCTCTGCCACGCTACGTTATTATCTGTGGCCTGGAAAATGAGCACAGACATATGGATTGAGATAAATAGAGCTTCAGTTACATGTAAACCATTATTACTAACTAGCACGGGGTATACATGGCCCAGCATTACGATTACATCAAACAGGTGCTGCATTTCATTGTATGCATAATGTATGTGCTATTAGACATATCCCACCTCGGATAAATGTAAAGTAGCAACCACTGCAACATGATTATAACTCCACTGAACACTGCGCATGCCAGCTGCACTTCGAACCATGGAGTTCTGCCCATCTGCACCTATCTGAAAACAAGCAAATCTAGTAAAACGGTTATCAGAACACATGATGTGCTTCATAATGAAAACTGGTTCTCTTACCAGAAGTCTGGTATGGATCTTCTGACCTCCTGCCAGGTCAATCTGCACCCATGGGCTACCTTCACCATTGTGGTAAGGTGCTGGCCAAGTGTATCCCACGGCTTTGCTTCGGTAAAGAACTTCCACACGATCTGAAAGGAGGCAGCAGGAGAATGGAAGGATGGGACAGGATGCTGCGTTCTACAAATAATTCACAGGAATTAACCGTACATGCAAAACGGAGAAATAAAATATTGTTCGGAGTGACCTGAGTGATGCTTTGAAGGAACACAATTGGCAAAGGCTGACCCCCGTTTTAGGTGCATTCGAAgtattagagagaaaaaaaataaagggattcAGAGATTCTTGTGGTTGGCTTGTCCAGTGGTGATGGTTGGTGTTCCTGCCCAGAGGTTGGATAATAATCTAGCGATGAAGGGTAAAGCTAATGagcttctatgtttttttttttactttgttaaaAGGGTGGCTGTGCTAGCAATAGCTAGTGTTTCTAGTTTAAACAATAAGTCATTAACTACCTCAAACAGGATGTTTCTGACTCCTTTCCTCTCACCTGACATTGAACTGAGCTGCTGGGTGAGGGCTGTGATAATAACGTCATTCTCCACAACATAGCCCATATCTTCCATCCCATCTTTATCAAATGTGATCAGGGCATCTGAACAGGCATCCCAAACCTGCGAATCGACAAACATTACATTAACCATTTAATGAACCAGGACTTCCTGgggcaatattaaagggacactatagtcacctgaacaactttagcttaatgaagcagttttggtgtatagaacatgcccctgcagcctcactgctcaatcctctgccatttaggagttaaatccctttgtttatgaaccctagtcacacctccctacatgtgacttgcacagccttccataaacacttcctgtaaagagagccctatttaggctttgtttattgcaagttctgtttaattaagattttcttatcccctgctatgttaatagcttgctagaccctgcaagagcctcctgtatgggattaaagttcaatttagagattgagatacaattatttaaggtaaattacatctgtttgaaagtgaaaccagttttttttccatgcaggctctgtcaatcatagccaggggaggtgtggctagagctgcataaacagaaacaaagtgatttaactcctaaatgacagtgaattgagcagtgaaattgcaggggaatgatctatacactaaaactgctttatttagctaaagtaatttaggtgactatagtgttcctttaaaggcatATATTCCATGAATTCCAATGGTATTTTCACTTCTCAAAAGGTTTTCTATTAACAaaacagaatttaaagtgaagctTCGATGGCAGACTCACTTTCACAAAAAAGCAATTGATCACATTATCACAGATAGGTTATAAAATGATAGATTTATTTTCTATACACGTGCTTCCTTCCTATCCAGCTTTCAGTGCTAACAATAACAGACGTCAGTGGGTGATACACAATTGTAACATCTTCAGTCCTGCCAGCACATCTGTATCAGAACACCCTACATTACCCTAAAATAAGAGAAAAGCATACTGGGAGAATAGAACTGTGACACAATCTATGGCACAGGTATCGGTCACTTTCTTTTGGAAGTTAGAGTCTATGTTTCTTTTCTCCTTCTGAATTCTTCTACCAGCCCCAGGACATGGAACATACCTGCATTCTCTTGAAAGCTTTAAGCCTCATTACTGAGATATCATCCCAGGCACCAAAACCTGTTGGTAGAGGAATGACACGTTAGGTCTGGGTGGCCATATACTGCAGG
It encodes the following:
- the COQ6 gene encoding ubiquinone biosynthesis monooxygenase COQ6, mitochondrial isoform X1, whose protein sequence is MCDRTAGATSVTVCRWLSQYSMMLPSCQSVLSNSPWLFFRFPCRALSTKGPMVYDAVISGGGMVGTAMACALGSDSHLRHKKILLLEAGQRKERSHLHQQFSNRVSSITPGSATFLASFGAWDDISVMRLKAFKRMQVWDACSDALITFDKDGMEDMGYVVENDVIITALTQQLSSMSDRVEVLYRSKAVGYTWPAPYHNGEGSPWVQIDLAGGQKIHTRLLIGADGQNSMVRSAAGMRSVQWSYNHVAVVATLHLSEATDNNVAWQRFLPSGPIALLPLSDTCSSLVWSTSPENASHLLNMDEESFVDAVNSAFWSNEGYSDLISSAESILRSAVSYLMPTGTSTRQLPPSVSKVEGSSRAAFPLGMAHATEYIRHRVALIGDAAHRVHPLAGQGVNMGLGDAACLAQHLSKAAFIGQDLGSTKHLLQYETERQRHNLPLMAAIDLLKRLYNTKQPPIVLLRTLGLQATNAFPPMKEQIIAFASK
- the COQ6 gene encoding ubiquinone biosynthesis monooxygenase COQ6, mitochondrial isoform X2, with amino-acid sequence MMLPSCQSVLSNSPWLFFRFPCRALSTKGPMVYDAVISGGGMVGTAMACALGSDSHLRHKKILLLEAGQRKERSHLHQQFSNRVSSITPGSATFLASFGAWDDISVMRLKAFKRMQVWDACSDALITFDKDGMEDMGYVVENDVIITALTQQLSSMSDRVEVLYRSKAVGYTWPAPYHNGEGSPWVQIDLAGGQKIHTRLLIGADGQNSMVRSAAGMRSVQWSYNHVAVVATLHLSEATDNNVAWQRFLPSGPIALLPLSDTCSSLVWSTSPENASHLLNMDEESFVDAVNSAFWSNEGYSDLISSAESILRSAVSYLMPTGTSTRQLPPSVSKVEGSSRAAFPLGMAHATEYIRHRVALIGDAAHRVHPLAGQGVNMGLGDAACLAQHLSKAAFIGQDLGSTKHLLQYETERQRHNLPLMAAIDLLKRLYNTKQPPIVLLRTLGLQATNAFPPMKEQIIAFASK